Proteins encoded in a region of the Sphingopyxis sp. OAS728 genome:
- a CDS encoding 2-oxoacid:acceptor oxidoreductase subunit alpha, with protein sequence MATAVVDQADKRQSPLSDAVVVRFAGDSGDGMQLTGGQFTLSSALAGNDFATFPDFPAEIRAPQGTLFGVSAFQINFGSSAIDTAGDAPDVLVAMNPAALKTNVPQLKPGGLIIADEGEFNDRNLAKAKYEANPLDDGSLAKWQLLKLNISQLTMDAVKPFGLGNKEALRCKNMWTLGLALWMFDRDRQPLIDWLNAKFAKAPDLAAANVAALNAGHAYGETAELAGPLKQHHVDPAPVAPGLYRTLTGAEGIALGLVAGAQLAKLPMFFGGYPITPASAILHHLSRLKEYDVTTFQAEDEIAAICSAIGASYGGSLGVTSSSGPGIALKGEAMGLAIMTELPLVIVNSQRGGPSTGLPTKTEQSDLYQAVYGRNGDAPMPVIAARSPGDAFECAVEAVRIAVQYMTPVMLLTDGYIANAAEPWAVPDLNTYEAFPVEFLTEVPEGGFKPYGRDEKLKRPWVKPGTPGLLHRIGGIEKELDTGHINYAADNHQAMTDIRKDKIDGISVPDQIVELGAEGGKLAVVGWGSTFGPIHQAVRRKRAEGKDVSHVHIRHIWPLPANLGKLLKSFDRVIVPEMNTGQLKTVLRDQYLVDAKAVNKVSGQPFTIAEIEAAIEGALA encoded by the coding sequence ATGGCGACAGCGGTAGTGGACCAGGCCGACAAACGGCAGTCCCCCCTTTCGGATGCGGTGGTAGTACGATTTGCCGGGGACAGTGGCGACGGGATGCAGTTGACCGGCGGTCAATTTACCCTGTCGTCGGCGCTCGCGGGCAATGACTTTGCGACCTTCCCCGACTTTCCCGCCGAAATTCGTGCGCCGCAGGGCACGTTGTTCGGGGTCTCCGCTTTCCAGATCAATTTCGGATCGTCGGCGATCGACACCGCTGGCGACGCGCCCGACGTGCTCGTTGCGATGAACCCTGCGGCGCTCAAGACCAACGTCCCGCAACTGAAGCCCGGCGGACTGATCATCGCTGATGAGGGCGAGTTCAACGACCGCAATCTCGCCAAGGCGAAATATGAGGCGAACCCGCTCGACGACGGCAGTCTCGCGAAGTGGCAGCTGCTCAAGCTCAACATCAGCCAGCTGACGATGGATGCCGTGAAGCCCTTTGGCCTTGGCAACAAGGAAGCTTTGCGCTGCAAGAATATGTGGACGCTGGGGCTCGCGCTCTGGATGTTCGACCGCGACCGTCAGCCGCTAATCGACTGGCTCAACGCGAAGTTCGCGAAGGCGCCCGACCTTGCCGCGGCCAACGTCGCCGCGCTTAACGCCGGCCACGCTTATGGTGAGACCGCCGAACTCGCGGGCCCGCTCAAACAGCATCATGTCGACCCCGCGCCGGTGGCGCCCGGCCTCTACCGCACGCTGACCGGCGCCGAAGGCATCGCGCTTGGCCTCGTCGCGGGCGCGCAGCTTGCCAAGCTGCCGATGTTCTTCGGCGGCTATCCGATCACTCCGGCTTCGGCGATCCTGCACCATCTGTCGCGGCTCAAGGAATATGACGTCACGACCTTTCAGGCCGAGGACGAAATCGCCGCGATCTGCTCGGCGATCGGTGCCAGCTATGGTGGTTCGCTCGGCGTCACCAGCTCGTCGGGTCCCGGCATCGCGCTGAAGGGCGAGGCGATGGGCCTCGCGATCATGACCGAACTCCCGCTCGTCATCGTCAATTCGCAGCGCGGCGGCCCTTCGACCGGCCTGCCGACGAAGACCGAGCAGTCGGACCTTTATCAGGCGGTCTATGGCCGCAACGGCGACGCGCCGATGCCCGTTATCGCCGCGCGCTCACCCGGCGACGCGTTCGAATGCGCGGTCGAGGCGGTGCGCATCGCGGTGCAATATATGACCCCGGTGATGCTGCTCACCGACGGTTATATCGCGAACGCCGCCGAGCCGTGGGCGGTCCCCGACCTCAACACTTACGAGGCATTCCCGGTCGAATTCTTGACCGAAGTGCCCGAAGGCGGGTTCAAACCCTATGGCCGCGACGAAAAGCTGAAGCGCCCGTGGGTCAAGCCCGGGACGCCTGGCCTGCTCCACCGCATCGGCGGGATCGAGAAGGAGCTCGATACCGGCCACATCAACTATGCCGCCGATAACCATCAGGCGATGACCGATATCCGCAAGGACAAGATCGACGGCATCAGCGTCCCCGACCAGATCGTTGAACTCGGTGCCGAGGGCGGCAAGCTTGCGGTCGTCGGCTGGGGATCGACTTTCGGCCCGATCCATCAGGCGGTGCGCCGCAAGCGCGCCGAGGGCAAAGACGTCAGTCATGTCCATATCCGCCACATCTGGCCGCTGCCCGCCAATCTGGGCAAGCTGCTCAAGAGCTTTGACAGGGTGATCGTGCCCGAAATGAACACCGGGCAGCTCAAGACCGTGCTGCGCGATCAGTATCTGGTCGACGCCAAGGCGGTGAACAAGGTGTCGGGGCAGCCCTTCACTATCGCCGAAATCGAAGCGGCCATCGAAGGAGCGCTCGCATGA
- a CDS encoding SDR family NAD(P)-dependent oxidoreductase — protein MNTTSKELTGQVALVTGASRGIGEAIAESLAARGAHVVITARTAGGLEELEDRIHEAGGSATIAPLDLTDGDSIARLASAIAERWQQLDMLVLNAAMLGTLTPVAAIDGKEFNKLLTLNLIAQQALIANFDPLLRRAANGRLIALSSSVAREPRAYWGAYAASKSAFETLVTSYGAEMRNISTVRTAILDPGGTRTQMRARAYPGEDPQSIKDPAAVGEFVANLMVEGFDSTAFHALPKVMEKA, from the coding sequence ATGAATACAACGTCTAAGGAATTGACGGGTCAGGTTGCGCTTGTCACCGGGGCAAGCCGCGGTATCGGCGAAGCGATCGCCGAATCGCTCGCCGCACGCGGCGCGCATGTCGTGATCACCGCGCGCACTGCGGGCGGGCTCGAGGAACTCGAAGACCGCATTCACGAAGCGGGGGGCAGCGCGACGATCGCACCGCTCGACCTGACCGACGGCGACAGCATCGCTCGCCTCGCAAGCGCGATCGCCGAACGCTGGCAGCAGCTCGACATGCTCGTGCTCAACGCGGCGATGCTCGGCACACTGACCCCCGTCGCCGCCATCGACGGCAAGGAATTCAACAAGCTGCTGACGCTGAACCTGATCGCACAGCAGGCGCTGATCGCCAATTTCGACCCGCTTCTGCGCCGGGCTGCGAACGGCCGCCTGATCGCGTTGTCGAGCAGCGTCGCACGCGAACCGCGTGCCTATTGGGGCGCCTACGCGGCGTCAAAGTCAGCGTTCGAAACGCTCGTCACCAGCTATGGCGCCGAAATGCGCAATATTTCGACCGTGCGTACCGCGATCCTCGACCCCGGCGGCACGCGGACGCAGATGCGCGCGCGCGCCTATCCCGGCGAGGATCCGCAGAGCATCAAGGATCCCGCAGCGGTCGGCGAATTTGTCGCCAATCTGATGGTCGAGGGCTTCGACAGCACCGCCTTCCATGCGCTGCCGAAGGTCATGGAAAAAGCTTAA
- the purF gene encoding amidophosphoribosyltransferase encodes MLTTHPFDDDKLREECGVFGIHGADSAAAVVALGLHALQHRGQEAAGITAFDGKEFHTHRAMGHVAGNFDRDDIMRQLQGGSSVGHVRYSTTGETALRNVQPLFADLATGGFAVAHNGNISNAAALRKVLVRRGSIFQSTSDTEVIIHLVATSNYRSLLDRFIDALKQVEGAYSLICLTAEGMIGCRDPLGIRPLVIGKLGDAHILASETVALDVVGAEFVRSVEPGELVIIRDGQLTSHRPFADHPARPCIFEYVYFSRPDSIVDGTSVYSVRKAIGAELARENPVEADLVIPVPDSGTPAAIGYAQESGIPFELGIIRSHYVGRTFIQPGDKVRHLGVKLKHNANRALIAGKRIVLIDDSIVRGTTSLKIVQMMRDAGATEVHMRIASPPTQHSCFYGVDTPERAKLLAAQMSVGQMANFINADSLSFISIDGLYRALGEAKRSDDAPKYCDACFTGDYPTTLTDFDEHGLEDQFSLLAERVV; translated from the coding sequence ATGCTGACGACCCATCCTTTCGACGACGACAAGCTCCGCGAGGAGTGCGGCGTATTTGGTATTCATGGCGCCGATAGCGCCGCCGCGGTTGTCGCGCTGGGGCTTCACGCCCTGCAGCACCGTGGACAGGAAGCCGCAGGCATCACTGCCTTCGACGGCAAGGAGTTCCACACCCACCGCGCGATGGGCCATGTCGCGGGCAATTTCGACCGCGACGACATCATGCGCCAGCTCCAAGGCGGATCGTCGGTCGGCCATGTCCGTTATTCGACGACGGGCGAAACCGCGCTACGCAATGTCCAGCCCCTGTTCGCGGATCTTGCCACGGGCGGATTTGCCGTGGCTCACAATGGCAACATTTCTAACGCCGCCGCACTTCGCAAGGTGCTCGTCCGCCGCGGTTCGATCTTCCAGTCGACCAGCGATACCGAGGTGATCATCCACCTCGTCGCGACGTCGAATTATCGCTCGCTGCTCGACCGGTTCATCGACGCGCTGAAACAGGTCGAGGGCGCCTATTCGCTGATCTGCCTGACCGCCGAGGGCATGATCGGTTGCCGCGACCCGCTCGGCATCCGCCCGCTCGTGATCGGCAAGCTTGGCGACGCGCATATCCTCGCGTCGGAAACCGTCGCACTCGACGTCGTGGGCGCCGAATTTGTGCGTTCGGTCGAGCCCGGCGAGCTCGTCATCATCCGCGATGGCCAGCTGACCTCGCATCGCCCCTTCGCCGACCATCCGGCGCGGCCGTGCATCTTCGAATATGTCTATTTCTCGCGCCCCGATTCGATCGTCGACGGGACGAGCGTCTATTCGGTGCGCAAGGCGATCGGCGCCGAACTCGCGCGCGAGAACCCGGTAGAAGCCGACCTCGTCATCCCCGTCCCCGATTCGGGTACGCCGGCGGCGATCGGCTATGCGCAGGAATCGGGCATTCCGTTCGAACTCGGCATCATCCGTTCGCACTATGTCGGGCGCACCTTCATCCAGCCGGGCGACAAGGTCCGCCATCTGGGCGTCAAGCTGAAGCATAATGCCAATCGCGCGCTGATCGCCGGCAAGCGCATCGTGCTGATCGACGATTCGATCGTCCGCGGCACGACCAGCCTCAAGATCGTGCAGATGATGCGCGACGCCGGCGCGACCGAGGTGCATATGCGCATCGCGAGCCCGCCGACGCAGCACAGCTGCTTCTATGGTGTCGACACGCCCGAACGCGCCAAATTGCTCGCGGCGCAAATGAGCGTCGGCCAGATGGCGAATTTCATCAACGCAGACAGCCTGTCGTTCATCTCGATCGACGGCCTGTACCGCGCGCTGGGCGAAGCGAAGCGCAGCGACGATGCCCCGAAATATTGCGACGCCTGCTTCACCGGCGACTATCCGACGACGCTCACCGATTTCGACGAGCACGGGCTGGAAGATCAATTTTCGCTGCTTGCCGAACGGGTTGTCTGA
- the hisI gene encoding phosphoribosyl-AMP cyclohydrolase gives MDDQRDTTDRFFPRFDAAGLVTAIVIDADTHILLMVAHMNEEAIEQTRATGQAHFWSRSRQALWRKGETSGNGLTLVEMRVDCDQDALLLRVRPAGPACHTGRRSCFYRRVEADGSLTFLADDAQG, from the coding sequence ATGGATGACCAGCGCGACACGACCGACCGATTTTTCCCGCGTTTCGACGCAGCCGGACTGGTGACGGCTATAGTCATCGATGCCGACACGCATATCCTGCTGATGGTCGCGCACATGAACGAAGAGGCGATCGAGCAGACTCGCGCGACGGGGCAGGCGCATTTCTGGTCGCGGTCGCGGCAGGCCTTGTGGCGGAAGGGCGAGACGTCGGGCAACGGGCTGACGCTTGTCGAGATGCGCGTCGATTGCGATCAGGACGCGCTGTTGCTTCGTGTCCGGCCCGCGGGCCCGGCCTGCCACACGGGGCGGCGTTCTTGCTTCTATCGCCGCGTCGAAGCCGACGGCAGCCTGACATTCTTGGCGGACGATGCGCAGGGCTAG
- a CDS encoding SAM-dependent methyltransferase, translated as MNTHVSPRRGKELLRADRAYRAGGVLARLIALAPAGLFHSMLDRIDAGLMSGTIEAHLPDGSVRLLGGRGKGPVAVVKLHSWAALARLALSGSVGWYRAWEAGEWSSPDPVPLFDLFMRNGEALGNVGRAHGPSRWLNKLIHAFHRNDRRGARRNILAHYDLGNDFYRLWLDPSLNYSSALFTDPAQSLEEAQTAKVDAILDRLDLRSGSRLLEIGCGWGALAERAVERHDVLYTGITLSPAQAEIADARLAAVDLSDRSRIEICDYRDAQGPYDAIASVEMVEAVGQEYWPAYLDAIARLLRPGGKAAIQYILINDALFERYAASSDFIQAYIFPGGCLISESRFRALAEERGLAWRDVHRFGGDYAETLRQWRERFDEAVAADQLPSGFDARFVRLWRYYLQYCEGGFRGGGIDVAQVTLEKTA; from the coding sequence ATGAACACGCATGTCAGCCCGCGCCGCGGTAAGGAACTGCTTCGCGCCGATCGTGCCTATCGCGCCGGCGGCGTATTGGCGCGGCTGATCGCGCTAGCGCCAGCTGGCCTATTTCATAGCATGCTCGACCGGATCGACGCGGGCCTTATGTCGGGCACGATCGAGGCGCATTTGCCCGATGGCAGCGTCCGGTTGCTGGGCGGGCGTGGCAAGGGGCCGGTGGCGGTTGTCAAACTCCACAGCTGGGCGGCGCTGGCGCGACTGGCTTTGTCGGGCTCGGTCGGTTGGTATCGCGCGTGGGAAGCCGGTGAATGGTCGTCGCCCGATCCGGTGCCGCTGTTCGATCTGTTCATGCGCAACGGCGAGGCGCTCGGCAATGTCGGCCGCGCGCATGGCCCGTCGCGCTGGCTGAACAAGCTGATCCATGCGTTCCACCGCAACGATCGTCGCGGGGCCCGGCGAAATATTCTCGCCCACTATGATTTAGGAAATGATTTCTATCGCTTGTGGCTCGACCCTAGTCTGAATTATTCGAGCGCGCTGTTCACCGATCCGGCTCAGTCGCTCGAAGAGGCGCAGACGGCAAAGGTCGATGCGATCCTTGATCGGCTCGACCTTCGTTCGGGAAGCCGGCTGCTCGAGATTGGCTGCGGCTGGGGTGCGCTGGCCGAGCGCGCGGTCGAACGGCACGATGTCCTCTACACCGGCATCACCTTGTCGCCAGCGCAGGCAGAAATCGCCGACGCGCGGCTCGCGGCGGTCGATCTGTCGGATCGCTCGCGGATCGAAATCTGCGATTATCGCGACGCGCAGGGCCCCTATGATGCGATCGCGAGCGTCGAAATGGTCGAAGCGGTCGGGCAGGAATATTGGCCCGCCTATCTCGACGCGATCGCGCGGTTGCTTCGCCCCGGCGGCAAGGCGGCGATCCAGTATATTCTGATCAACGATGCGCTGTTCGAACGCTATGCGGCGAGCAGCGACTTCATCCAGGCCTATATCTTCCCGGGCGGCTGCCTGATCTCGGAAAGCCGTTTTCGCGCGCTTGCCGAGGAACGCGGACTCGCGTGGCGCGATGTGCACCGGTTTGGCGGCGATTATGCCGAGACGCTGCGCCAGTGGCGCGAACGCTTCGACGAGGCGGTCGCAGCCGATCAGCTGCCGTCAGGCTTCGACGCGCGCTTTGTACGGCTTTGGCGTTATTATCTGCAATATTGCGAGGGCGGCTTTCGCGGCGGCGGTATCGACGTCGCGCAGGTCACGCTCGAAAAGACAGCCTGA
- a CDS encoding metal-dependent hydrolase, with protein sequence MDNLTHSLVGAVLGQIGLKKKTGLAMPTLIIAANLPDIDAACAVYGIESLSMRRGITHGPIALLVLPIVLWALMLAFDRWQQGRGTRPTARLTVHKGWLLALAYIGCFSHPALDWLNNYGIRLLEPFSHRWFYGDSVFIIDLWIWIALAVSVWLSLRSERRGAVNWRRPAWIGFTAVCAYIFVNGLITGAAERMASSALAASGHKDALVVASPPPLAFWKRDIFWRTVDRYGTASFVPGVGGNVDLTGAPTGMDDPRIATWAKADPAARAFLFWSRMPVAQKDGDAILLRDQRFMHPLAQDRFQVRLTAPDTASHPE encoded by the coding sequence ATGGATAATCTGACGCACAGCCTTGTCGGCGCGGTTCTTGGCCAGATCGGGCTCAAGAAAAAGACCGGGCTTGCGATGCCGACGCTGATTATCGCGGCGAACTTGCCCGATATCGATGCCGCTTGCGCAGTCTATGGCATCGAATCGCTGTCGATGCGGCGAGGAATTACCCACGGGCCGATTGCATTGTTGGTGCTGCCGATTGTCCTGTGGGCGCTGATGCTGGCTTTCGATCGCTGGCAGCAAGGGCGGGGTACGCGGCCCACCGCTCGATTGACGGTTCACAAGGGCTGGCTGCTCGCGCTTGCTTATATCGGCTGTTTCAGCCACCCGGCGCTCGATTGGCTCAACAATTACGGCATCCGCCTGCTCGAACCGTTCAGTCATCGCTGGTTCTATGGCGACAGCGTCTTCATCATCGACCTGTGGATATGGATCGCGCTTGCCGTCTCGGTGTGGCTGTCGCTGCGCAGCGAGCGGCGCGGCGCGGTGAACTGGCGGCGCCCGGCATGGATCGGCTTCACGGCCGTGTGCGCCTATATTTTCGTCAATGGCCTCATCACCGGCGCAGCCGAGCGCATGGCCTCAAGCGCGCTCGCTGCGAGCGGGCATAAGGACGCGCTCGTTGTCGCGAGCCCGCCGCCGCTCGCCTTCTGGAAGCGCGATATCTTCTGGCGGACGGTCGACCGCTACGGCACCGCGAGCTTCGTTCCGGGCGTCGGCGGGAATGTCGATCTGACCGGTGCACCCACGGGCATGGACGATCCGCGGATTGCGACATGGGCCAAGGCCGATCCTGCGGCGCGTGCCTTTCTCTTCTGGTCTCGGATGCCTGTGGCGCAAAAGGATGGCGATGCCATTTTGCTGCGAGACCAGCGCTTTATGCACCCGCTCGCGCAGGACCGTTTCCAGGTTCGCCTGACCGCGCCCGACACCGCCAGCCATCCTGAATGA
- a CDS encoding alpha/beta hydrolase: MTDGTTHFTRPDVAAFLAFLNAQEGPKMEEMPPEGAREMFRVMGQLADVPRGEIAKVEDRTIPGPAGEIPVRIYDNRPDRTPGPVMVFYHGGGWVIGDLDTHDPYCAEASRLLDMPVIAIDYRLAPEHPFPAAPIDCEAATRWVADNIPCTGLVLSGESAGGNLTIATALALRDKPASKPVIAIHPIYPAVTTHDDWQSYRDFGEGHLLTTGSMTWFGNHYAADPADYRASPLDFPAEGLPPTLLITAGLDPLRDQGRAYAAKLIEAGVPTTYREATGTIHGYINLSQGIPSAKEDIRGALTVLKAIVAEATGAA, from the coding sequence ATGACCGACGGCACCACCCATTTCACGCGCCCCGACGTGGCGGCTTTCCTTGCCTTCCTGAACGCGCAGGAAGGCCCGAAGATGGAAGAGATGCCGCCCGAGGGCGCGCGCGAAATGTTCCGCGTGATGGGCCAGCTTGCCGACGTCCCGCGCGGCGAAATCGCAAAGGTCGAGGATCGGACGATTCCCGGGCCCGCCGGCGAGATTCCGGTCCGCATCTATGACAATCGTCCCGATCGCACACCCGGGCCGGTCATGGTCTTCTATCACGGCGGCGGCTGGGTGATCGGCGACCTCGATACGCACGATCCCTATTGCGCCGAAGCATCGCGGCTGCTCGACATGCCGGTGATCGCGATCGACTATCGCCTTGCGCCCGAGCATCCCTTCCCCGCCGCGCCGATCGATTGCGAGGCGGCCACGCGCTGGGTCGCCGACAATATCCCCTGCACCGGCCTGGTCTTGTCGGGCGAAAGCGCCGGCGGCAATCTGACGATCGCCACCGCACTCGCGCTGCGCGACAAGCCGGCATCGAAACCCGTCATCGCGATCCACCCGATCTATCCCGCGGTGACGACGCATGACGACTGGCAGAGCTACCGCGATTTCGGCGAAGGCCATCTGCTCACGACGGGCAGCATGACCTGGTTCGGCAATCACTACGCCGCCGACCCCGCCGACTATCGCGCTTCGCCGCTCGATTTCCCGGCCGAGGGCCTGCCGCCGACGCTACTAATCACCGCCGGACTCGACCCGCTGCGCGATCAGGGCCGCGCCTATGCCGCCAAGCTGATCGAGGCCGGGGTTCCGACCACCTATCGCGAGGCGACGGGCACGATCCACGGTTACATCAACCTGTCGCAGGGCATCCCGAGCGCGAAAGAGGATATTCGTGGGGCATTGACCGTATTGAAAGCGATCGTCGCCGAAGCTACCGGGGCGGCATGA
- a CDS encoding serine hydrolase domain-containing protein has protein sequence MRRFLAAVLLCTAAAGCSAPAPTETTDKLPKDLNVLFWTQDQRDAAFRTMETVPKVVVNKVAAGGPVYPLPQGAPIDLGSDVDAYMAKQRNAGLIIVQDGKVRLEKYALGYGASGRWTSFSVAKSFTSTLVGAAVKDGYIKSLDDKVTVYIPGLKGSAYDDVSVKQLLTMTSGVKWNEDYTDPKSDVALFNLQKPVAGEDITVSYMKTLPREAPAGSKWVYKTGETNLIGVLVSSATGKTLSAYLSEKVWKPFGMEQDAVWMLGATGHEISGCCMSASLKDYARFGQFILNGGVAGGKKVLPDDWLPAATTKQAGIEQPGRGYGYQWWTNDDGSFAAQGIFGQGIFIDPKRKLVIASNGNWPTATDPEGVGAAREAFYKSVQAAVDKEAGR, from the coding sequence ATGCGAAGATTTTTGGCGGCGGTGCTGCTGTGCACCGCGGCGGCGGGGTGCAGCGCGCCCGCACCGACCGAGACGACCGATAAACTGCCAAAGGATCTGAATGTGCTGTTCTGGACCCAGGATCAACGCGACGCTGCCTTCCGCACGATGGAGACGGTTCCCAAGGTGGTGGTCAACAAAGTCGCGGCGGGCGGGCCGGTCTATCCGTTGCCGCAGGGCGCGCCGATTGACCTTGGCTCCGATGTCGATGCCTATATGGCGAAACAGCGCAATGCGGGCCTGATTATCGTGCAGGATGGTAAGGTCCGGCTTGAAAAATATGCCCTCGGCTATGGCGCTTCAGGCCGCTGGACCAGTTTCTCGGTCGCCAAAAGCTTCACCTCGACCCTCGTCGGGGCAGCAGTGAAGGACGGCTATATCAAGAGCCTCGACGACAAGGTCACCGTCTATATCCCGGGTCTCAAAGGCTCGGCTTATGACGATGTCTCGGTAAAGCAACTGCTCACCATGACGTCGGGTGTCAAATGGAACGAGGATTATACCGATCCCAAATCCGACGTTGCGCTGTTCAACCTGCAAAAGCCGGTCGCGGGCGAGGACATAACGGTCAGCTATATGAAGACCTTGCCGCGCGAAGCGCCCGCAGGGTCGAAGTGGGTATACAAGACCGGCGAGACCAATCTGATCGGCGTGCTCGTGTCGAGCGCGACGGGCAAGACGCTGTCGGCCTATCTGTCGGAGAAGGTCTGGAAGCCTTTCGGCATGGAGCAGGACGCGGTGTGGATGCTCGGCGCGACTGGCCACGAGATCAGCGGCTGCTGCATGTCGGCGAGCCTCAAGGATTATGCGCGCTTCGGCCAGTTCATCCTGAATGGCGGGGTTGCGGGCGGCAAGAAGGTGCTGCCCGACGACTGGCTGCCCGCCGCGACCACCAAGCAGGCTGGCATCGAGCAGCCGGGGCGCGGCTATGGCTATCAATGGTGGACCAACGACGACGGCAGCTTCGCCGCACAGGGCATCTTCGGACAAGGCATCTTCATCGATCCCAAGCGCAAGCTGGTGATCGCGTCGAACGGCAACTGGCCGACGGCAACCGATCCCGAGGGCGTCGGCGCTGCTCGCGAAGCCTTTTACAAGAGCGTGCAGGCCGCAGTAGACAAGGAAGCGGGGCGCTAA
- a CDS encoding MerR family transcriptional regulator, which produces MTEPYGHAHIDTPDHLGREQFSITDLSTEFGVTARALRFYEDEGLISPSRKGLSRIYSKRDRARLAWILRAKRTGFSLADIREMIDLYDVGDGRKTQRQVTIEKCEQRIGLLQRQRDDIDSAVEELSRFIDMVKKVDAGQKVD; this is translated from the coding sequence ATGACCGAACCATATGGCCACGCCCATATCGATACGCCCGATCATCTGGGGCGCGAACAATTCAGCATCACCGACTTGTCGACCGAGTTCGGGGTCACCGCCCGTGCGCTGCGTTTCTATGAGGATGAAGGGCTGATCAGTCCGTCGCGCAAGGGATTGTCGCGCATCTATTCGAAACGCGACCGCGCGCGGCTCGCCTGGATATTGCGCGCCAAGCGCACGGGGTTCAGCCTCGCCGACATTCGCGAGATGATCGACCTTTACGACGTCGGCGATGGCCGCAAGACGCAGCGTCAGGTGACGATCGAGAAATGCGAACAACGCATCGGTCTGTTGCAGCGTCAGCGCGACGATATCGACAGCGCTGTCGAGGAATTGTCGCGCTTCATCGATATGGTGAAGAAAGTCGACGCCGGCCAAAAGGTCGACTGA
- a CDS encoding 2-oxoacid:ferredoxin oxidoreductase subunit beta: MNEITTIARATTLKDWETDQEVRWCPGCGDYAILKAVQRTMPEIGTAPENTVFISGIGCSSRFPYYMETYGFHTIHGRAPAFATGLKLANPNLDIWIVTGDGDGLSIGGNHTMHLIRRNLDCQIMLFNNEIYGLTKGQYSPTSRVGTTSPSTPYGSVDRPAQPAAFALGAGARFVARGFDVSKELPNVLKAAHAHKGAAFIEIFQNCIVYNKDVFEDFAAPKGAEDRQLWLKQGEPMIYAKGTKGIALDVDALHLKTVDVVDGDWQAAGVIVHDVTNRSVAHMLVEMRFGEFPMALGVLYDDPRPTFEADVVRQNKAAAEGKKADLQSLLKKGQTWTVTEGGPEL; the protein is encoded by the coding sequence ATGAACGAGATAACGACCATCGCGCGCGCTACGACGCTCAAGGATTGGGAAACCGATCAGGAAGTCCGCTGGTGCCCGGGCTGCGGCGATTATGCGATCCTGAAAGCGGTGCAGCGCACGATGCCGGAAATCGGCACCGCGCCCGAGAATACCGTGTTCATCAGCGGCATCGGCTGCTCGTCGCGCTTCCCCTATTATATGGAAACCTACGGCTTCCACACGATCCACGGCCGCGCCCCGGCGTTTGCGACGGGGCTGAAGCTTGCCAATCCGAACCTCGATATCTGGATCGTCACCGGCGATGGCGACGGGCTGTCGATCGGCGGCAATCACACGATGCACCTGATCCGTCGCAATCTCGATTGCCAGATCATGCTGTTCAACAACGAGATTTATGGCCTGACCAAGGGGCAATATTCGCCGACCAGCCGTGTCGGGACGACCAGCCCCTCGACGCCTTATGGATCGGTCGACCGCCCGGCGCAGCCCGCGGCCTTCGCGCTTGGCGCAGGGGCCCGTTTCGTCGCGCGAGGCTTCGACGTGTCGAAGGAATTGCCGAACGTTCTGAAAGCGGCGCATGCCCACAAGGGTGCGGCTTTTATCGAGATTTTCCAGAACTGTATCGTCTATAATAAAGACGTGTTCGAGGATTTCGCCGCGCCGAAGGGTGCCGAAGACCGCCAGCTCTGGTTGAAGCAGGGCGAGCCGATGATCTATGCCAAGGGCACCAAGGGCATCGCGCTCGACGTCGACGCGCTGCACCTCAAGACCGTCGATGTCGTCGACGGCGATTGGCAGGCGGCGGGCGTGATCGTCCATGACGTGACCAACCGCAGCGTTGCACATATGCTCGTCGAAATGCGTTTCGGCGAGTTTCCGATGGCGCTCGGCGTGCTTTACGACGACCCGCGTCCGACTTTCGAGGCCGATGTCGTCCGCCAGAACAAGGCGGCGGCCGAGGGCAAGAAGGCGGACCTGCAGAGCCTGCTCAAGAAGGGGCAGACCTGGACGGTGACCGAGGGCGGACCCGAACTCTGA